The sequence below is a genomic window from Coffea arabica cultivar ET-39 chromosome 8e, Coffea Arabica ET-39 HiFi, whole genome shotgun sequence.
gtgagtgtactccctatgtttagcacttcttgaactaatgttaaatctcaattttcattgtagaaataacaccttagataatcacaattaatggtaccagattaatcatgatttaaagagtcaaagtgctaaataacttgctcaaatcatagcaatcaaataaccaaataataaatactaacaatcatagaaagttcaaccaaacccaaggtataaactttaaagacacatattaaatataaaatccagaacttgtatattaactaagcttagaatcaagtacaaaagataaagagttggaaaggaaaaataacccttgtcacataagctctttccttgccttcttcatctccttcttcatctttgcctagctaataaaacaagaaggatgaactactactctatactaaactaatctaacaataagagaatggaaaagctacatttttgcactcttcaagcttctcccgtatcatTTTTTAGACCtcaaatgtctctgcatataagctgatgaaaagtccttcccttaccagtcaaaaatttctgctatgattctccaaatctgaatttgttaagggagtcaaaaataatggcttttgacttggaaccttggctatatctcttccttatgtcttctgaagcatgtgcagcctacgttttctctccaactctagctggaaagtagtgtgaagatgagaaaaatggctgagcaaattacagaaattcggctgccagacacgtttttacttttgacctcacttcaactgcatttttctccatgatgaaggccgaactgacttttgtgcaaaacacaaaagttgtaaccctttgaattagagttccaatgcttcaagaatcatctaatttggagatcggtggacggagatatggtcaaaataccatagactggtcaattctgggcttcagctttcgaccatccagataagtttctgtgtttcgaccttttgaccaagaaaacggctgaattggactttgatgtcttcataccaaatgtagatatatctcttagcttcaaaatggtaccaagatcaccttgatccgatcattgtagctcctgatatagtcaaaatacaaaaatgtatctgagttgtcaaagctgacttttcttgatttttgtcctcaaattgcatttcttcttttacacttcatattttattttcaccactttaatccatcttcaatcctccaaatatcttctcaatatacttcattgatgattgaatcattaaacctacaaaatatgaagtttttaccataaaaatccataaaatgcaatgtttagccattttaacataaaatgtagttttttaccaaaaccttagttattttagttataaaactaaataatcaaaccaaaattaactaataaaacacactaaaaaatacgtaaaatatattcttatcacTCCTCACCAGATCACCGCCGCCACTACTACGGACGCTGTCCGCCATCACCACCTGTCAAACAAATTGACGAGTGGAGGTAGGGCTGTTCACCTCCGTCACTAATATTTTTCTGGATTTTAAACTGCTGGAGTTGTTGCCATTTTCTTAGGTTTCTGGGTGGATATTAGCAAGTGGTATAttgtttgattttctttcccTGTGCCTTGCTTGGAGTTTCTATTGCATGTTTTGATTACAGTTGGATTTATCAGTGTTTTGGGCTGCCTATTTGAATTGCTTCTTCCCTGTGTGTTTGGTCAGCTGTTTGCTTGAAAACCCAAACCCTTGTGCTTATATTTGCTCCTAGTTGAGTTATGTATTGGACTTTCTAATTGGTGACAACTTTTGGGCTTTAGGGGTGAGTTCATTTTGTCATTATTTGCTACCTTGTTGGGGTCATTTTTGGTATCACTTGAGTCTATTTTCCTGCCTTCTGTCTTGAGTCCATTGGAGTGACGTGAGTTGAGtaatttctgcttttgtttaTTGATTTGGAAGATTATTGTGCCACTTTCATTGCTTATTGCTTAGTCATTACGTCTAATTAATAATGTGCATAGCATGGCGCAGAATTTGGCAGCATTCATGCAGCATGCGAGTCTTATGCTTCAATTTGGGTACCACCCACCACTTTGACCCCACTTCAGGGAAGTTTTGTTACCCTCTCCCCTACTTGTGATGTTAATTTgctacattgagggcaatgtattGTTTAGGTGTAGGGGGGATCAGATCAGTTGTGGTTttagttttagtagtttttagtttttaggggtttttcctttatttctagtttgttatttgtctatCTTTCGTTCagtccctttctttctttttagtgCTTAGCTCTCATGTGAATACcaaagtttgatgttggattgttaCCTCTATttctgctattgccaagttttagtAATGGAAGTGTATCAAGTGGATGTGGTTGAGTCTAAGAATGTCTCTGTGGTGAATATCGACGACTGTGtgacttttataatttttggttaactctCCTAGGCGTAGGGAATGACTGTTgacattttcatgtgaattggtccggttattaaccttagttctccatatttaaAAATGAGGCTAGCAGCTGCAAAgttccttttgatttttgtgttattttgaatttttggtattatttggctgtgaataagagttgactgtactctGCTAGTATTTACTACCGAGTAACCAGGATCTTCACCAAAAGtgttgattctcgcgtcaaaaagtagtaattgctatgagtacgtggtcacatagcgatagaagctgagtaaccggaCTCTTTCATCTAACAAATGTCAGAGTTCGCATCAAAAGGCTCCAATGGCTAGcaactaagtcttttgttactattaagaaaagcaaaaaaaaaaattaaattaaattaacctATTAGTAAAGTAAATTACTAATTTTACACACCTTTTCCAAAAGATTTTGGGTAACAACACTATTAAAATAACTCTTCCCTCTTCAACCTatttaacaaaaaaagaaagttgcggttaaattgtttgaacAAGGTACGTTAATAAACTGAAGGTAGTTAACCTCAATCTAACATTAAACTTGTTAATCATGGAAAGACAGAGAAAACATCAAATGGATGGCCACAAAAATCAGCAAAGAAAAAATCCCTTTAAGTTTAGAACAACAGAATACTTGGGAGACTAACAAGATTAAGAAACCTTAAAAGCTGGCTGACGCAGACTGAAAGAAACAACATATAGTAGTATCAAGGGCCAAAGAGAAAAGCTTTAATATGGCAATTGAAATAGAGGACAGCAATttaagaaaggaagaagaaagttcCAATATTAAAATAATAGAAAGTAACGGATGGGAAAGAATAAGGATCTGTTATTTAGCATAATTGGAAGTAATGGAAAGAGGAGATGAAAGGATGGAAACTGAGAGATCGACTCAACTCTCAAACTATGTTACTGGTTAATTtaggataaaaaagtgattatgGCCAAATTGCATGATTTTAATACCTAAATTAACCTCAAATTTGGCAGAAGAAAGTTaaagaatgagtttgagatGAACTCctttttatataatataaaataaaataatactgcATAATAAGTGGGAGAGGAGCACAAattacttgtaaaactttataaTATCCATGTTATATTTAGGTACTCTTTACATCCTGTACATGTCAGTTATAGTATCAAAATTACGTGACGTGGATATTGAACTGTCATAGTTTGTAGTTGAAAGTCTCTAATTTGCATTTCTCTTTTATAATTTCAGCTTTTGGAGATAGTTTTAGACCTTAGTTAACCTAATTTCGTACCATCTAATCACTATTCATGAAGAAAACGTAGTGGTCCTGAACAAGCAAAATTTTCGATTGTCTGCTGGCTTTTGGAGGTCCCATCACCTTAATTTCATTGTCAATTGTTTCAACAGAAAGTTTGCAGTAAATTGGTAGTGTTTTCGTCTTGCTTCTTCGCATGCAGCATGGGTGATATATCCAAGCAAATATATGGTTTTCATAGAAATTTTCTATATGCACGTAGGTCCCTTCAAAAACTGTTCAGAACTTGAGGCACCAAATCTTCTGTTGTCCAGACTAGATATGCCATGCACCCACGTATTGTAATTATAGTCCGTACATCGTACATGTATTGACGGTTTTTTAACTTGAAAAAACTGGCAAGTACACGAGAACTACCTTgatagaaaatgaaagaaaattctCAAAGTGTTGAAAAGTTTGGTTACTGtgtagtgtgagaacccaaactAAGCAAAAAGGCATTAAGCGGTGGTGGTTGGTGACCTAATTTCAACCCATTGGAGTTTGGGTTTCTCCACAAATGGCACCGGCCTTCCATCCTCAGTCTATCTTTCCTACACTTTGATACTACTAACACGTTTTCTAGATGGAATTGGGATTCTCACCATTGCTCTCTCtccatttatttatattaaaattactataattatataaaatcatTCGATTGTATCATTACTTTTCTTTTGATCTATAAATCAATAttctaaaaatgaatattttgaGAATATTTTAGAGTCCAAATTTCACGAAACATTTGAACGgagaaaaatggatcaaaaatataacaaaatttttaatgattaatCAGAAGGCAAAATTTAGTCAATTTTAATATATTGGTGCAAATAAATTCGATGGATCTGAGTCTAGATAAAATGGATCCAATTCAAACTCTACTCCTTGACATACTTGTACAGAAAAAGATTTCGTTCTCAACTTTATTCGTTTTATACTTTGGAGAATACTTAAGAGCCTTATCTCTCTTCTACTGTACTATTCTTTCTCTTGAAACATAACAGAGAGACTTCATTTAATTCTAGCCAGGATACACAGAAGTTACCCTACGAGGGTTAGGTTCATTTAAGATACACAGTACAAGTTATCTCGCTTCTCCTATGCTGAATTAATAAGCAACGTAAACTCCCTCCAAGACTCAACCCTTAAAGCGTTAGGTTCAAGTGACGATCTACCCTACTCCTGGGCTACATGGGATGAGCCCATTTAAACATTAGAACTTCTATATTTTGATAATATGAAAGCATAAGCATTGTGGGAATCATAACTTCAAACATacacattttattttatttttttttcgtgAACATAAAGATACATGATTCTGGATGATGTAAAATAGGCTAGTTGAGCAGAGATGAGATGATAATAATTGCTCAACCTTGAAGAGAATTGACTAATATCTTACGACCATCAACTGTTACACTAAGACACTAAGCATAACTGCAAATATGCGACTCTTAATTTCTACCTAATAGCCTTAACAGAGAGTTGTAGCATGTCCAGCCGCAAGACGTTGATAATACACACGTATTGTTGTCATAAAATTGCTAACCGTGGTTTAGCAATGGCAAAAAGAGGTGACTCAGTTAAGTCAATCCGTGAAAGACCTCTAGGAATTTCCCAAGTAAAACTGTGAAGAAGCCTAGCTAGCAACATGATAGACATTGTAGAACCCAACTGAACTCCTGGACATCCACGCCTTCCAATGCCGAATGACAAAAGGTGTAATTCTTGATTATTGAGATCCACTTTCAATTCATCCAAATCCTCCAGGTGACGCTCAGGCTTGAACTTGAGAGGGTCCTCCCAAATTCTTGGGTTTCGGCCAAGTCCAAGACGACTTAGCAATACATGACTGCCTTTTGGGATGAAGTAGCCTCCGACAATGGTGTCTTGAGTAGATACGTGAGGAACATTAAAGGGCGAAATGGGGTGGAGTCGAAAGGCTTCTTTTATACATGCTTTTATGTATTTCAGCCGCGGGAGATCAAATTCCTGAACCAGTCTATCCCTTCCAACCACCGTGTCCAGTTCTTGTGTGGCTTTCTGAAGTAATTCGGGTTGATTTAGCATCTCTGCTAGCACCCACTCGATAGCATTTGAGGGATTATCCACTGCTGCTAACATTAGTTCCTGTAAAAGTTATGTTTGAAATCAGTTAGTAAGGGAAACATTGATCGTCTACATGTTTTCTCATGCCATGTACTGGTGACATAATTGAAACTTCAAAGCAATACAGAAAATTATGGGACATGGTGAACAATTTCGagtaaattttgaaaagatggAACTTTTTAAATATCAATTCTCAAAAAGTGGTGTTTTCCAAACCTCTTCCCAAATGGTAAAATATgcatttagttaattagttattttctTAAAAGTACTTTTACTTGTTTAGGAATCTTTTCCTTAAGACAACGTATTTATTTGTTTCAGAACTCTCATTATTTGGAAACTCTTacaacttttgaaattataacTCTCAAAAGGTAAGACATTTGCAATACGATTCCCAAAGCATGATTTTTTTATACTCCCACACAAAGGATGAAAAAATGTGTTTAGTGAATGCAATATTTTACTAAAAAACACATTTACAAAATAGATTCATTGATTGGTTTAGgcatttatttctcaaaaaatgCATTAAGTAAATATGTTGTTTAGAAAACGTATTCATTGAAGATTCATTTCAAAAACTATCataatttgagaattgctaCCTTATGACTAATTAATGTTTAGAATATGGAGAATAGGGTTTGTCTTTACCATAATTTGTGCTTTGATCTCTTCAGTTGTCAGCAATGGCCTACCAGTTCCATCTCTAAGCATGATCAGGACGTCCAAAAGGTCTTCCTCTTCCTTCTTCAAGCCATTCTTCCACATTTCAATCCTTCTATCAATTTCAGGATCTTGGTGCTTTCTCACACTTCCAACAGCCATGCTAAGGATTTTTTCGTGGCCATCCATATCAAAACTCCTCATCCATGGAACATAATCTGATAAACTGAACGCAAACAAATGATCAAGAATTGTGAAGAGTGCTTCAACATGCTCTACTTCCTCAGTCCCTGGTCCTCCATCTTCCGTACCTCTCCCGAAGAATCTTTTGTCGAAAAACATCCTCCGCGTGACATTCCTGCAGTAATGCCTTGCAGCAATTCTTATGTTCACTTCGCCACCGGTCAAAGAATTATTGCATTGATTGAGTATGTAATTAACTAAATGATCAGCTTCTTTGATGCGTTTGCCATGAAGCCAACGGTGTTTAGCAGGCGAAAGCACGCTGGAAATgacaattttcttcattttcttctgtTGATTGCCTGAAGGAGAAAGAACTGCCGATAGGTATTTGCTGCTGCGAAGTTCTGCAGACATGCAAACAGGCCTGCTGGAGAAAATTGAGTCTTGCTTCTTGAGAAACTCACGAGCTATTTCAGGAGAAGTGACTGGAATGACATGAATGCCACCAAGACGAAAACAAGCGATTTCGGTGTTCATCTCATGCATGATTTTGTGCATCCACTCAAATGTTGGTCTGTTTCTTAGCATTTGGAAAATGCATCCCACAAAAGGCAAGGACTTTGGACCTGGAGGTAAAGGGGAAGGAGGGTTGGATTTTTTCTGTCTAATTAGGCTTGACAACAACATTGGAATGAGCATTGAGAATAGACTCCACAAGATTGAGGAAAGTTCCATGGTTACTGCCAGAGAAGGTTTGGACGTAAAAGTGATGATTTCAGGTATAATTTGTTGGATTGATACCTGTGATTGCATGAACAAATGTGTCAGAGTTGTTAATATTGTCTGTGGTCTATAAAAATTGGACATGGGGGTGCTTTTATAGAAAAATGACTGGTATCCAAGTTTGACTCGGAAGAATTGGGTTTGACTAAGTACGATTTAAGAGGATTCCATCCAACAATGGTCCagaaaaagattgaattttATCAATGAGAAAGGAAAATCCCACAAATTCTGGCTTGCATTTTGAAATTGTACATTTTTTGTTCCACACATACAAAATGAGGCCTTAAAATCTAGCATCTTCATTAATCAATCCTATTTACTGTGTTGGACATCTCCTGCGTATGTAATATCACTCGGACAACCAAAAGCATGTACATCTTCTGCATTCCCTCTTTGCTACTACTTCCTTCAATCTTGGCCGGTCCATGTTTTTCACATTCCTCAATAGGGTGTGACTGAGTACGATGCAAGAGGATTCCATCCAACAATGGTCAATCCTATTTACTGTTTGGACATCTCCTGCGTATGTAATATCACTTGGACAACCAAAAGCATGTACATCTTCTGCATTCCCTCTTTGCTACTACTTCCTTCAATCTTGGCCGGTCCATGTTTTTCACATTCCTCAATAGGGTGTGACTGAGTACGATGCAAGAGGATTCCATCCAACAATGGTCAATCCTATTTACTGTTTGGACATCTCCTGCGTATGTAATATCACTTGGACAACCAAAAGCATGTACATCTTCTGCATTCCCTCTTTGCTACTACTTCCTTCAATCTTGGCCGGTCCATGTTTTTCACATTCCTCGATAGTCCCCTGAGTTAGCCAGCCGCCTTAATCAGTTGCACATTTCACACCTTGCTGCGTTATGCTTTAAATGTTCatcatcaacaaaaaaaaaatgaaactaaaatagaacaaaacaaaatcaatagaataaaccaaaaattaaaGGGTAAGTCCATGCAGTACTCTTCAAGCTTATGCTTTCTTCCCACTAGTGCACATTTGTTGTTCAATTAATATGGAGTCCATCTCTTGTTAGGGATCATGTTAAACTTCTTTCAATCGTGTATGTTCTTACTGTCATGGAAAACTTATTTCATAATACGAGCAGCCATAGAACTTCTTTATTGGGCTTTCTACAAGCCATGAATCTTCATGATTCTTTGCTGCACCAACATTTTTTAGTGGCCACGGCGAATGAGCCCATCTCTCTCAGTTGATCTTCCTCAATCGAGCCCCAACATGGACCCTAATTATTTTGAATTGGGTTAGGTTAAATATTTCTTTTTTGCGAGGGGAATTGGTAAAAATTAAGAGTTAATGGTTTTGTCGCATGAGTTTCTAATCTAATTAAGAGCCAGAAGTGTGTTTAGAAACCAAAATGGtccatttttgttttcattttgttcccaaaacgaaaagaatattggaatgaaatcatttgttctattttgaatttgtgagggacgaaaatgctttaggtgaagatccaaCAATGTACAACCTTGAAGTGTGAAACACTCTTTATGAGATCTTCACTTAACAAAATGGTCAGAGcaattattttcataattataTAGTTGATGAAGATATGGATGTGCAAAGCGAGTTTTTATTTGGGTAATGTTTGAGCAATTAATAGATAATGATGTGAATGGAAAGTTTTTTAGACGCATAGGCATCAATTTTCTACCTTTTATTTCTATAAAATTGATGAAAAAGCAGCAATAAGTAGGGGtgttaaaaaagaattgaaaaggCAAGTAATCAAGAAAGCCAGATTGGTCCAAACAGAAAAATAGGATAACTAACtcataattttcaaaataataagGTTAGCTGGTTCCCTACTTGAAAAATTAGGTTAAGGTatgattttcaattttcaaaaactGCGATTATCCGAACCCACCCGCGTGTGTGTAAGGTTGATTAAGATAATTAATATCCAAATCTCAATCCATAATTACTTAATCATTTACTAATAATTTAAGTTACGAGACCCATGCCActgtaaattttatttttcacaaCTTATAAACTTGTATATTTAACTTGATCTTCGATTTATTTTTTCCAATTCCTATATTTATTACCACTGATTTCATTTACTCTACTACTCTATCTTTTGTCTTtctttaaaatttctttttcttcctcataAATTTTATCCACTTTACCACTctacttattttgtttttaatttttagaaCTTACATATTTGGCTGTGAAGTAACCCTCATTCTTAATGAAAAAAGAGTTAATAATTTTCAAGAAGtagagaaaacaaaaacaaatgtTTAGaatattttatgttttaattatcTATTGTGTTctgattttctattttattgGTAGTTTTTCTAGAGTTGTAGGATTAAACACTCTTATTAATTTGGATAATTGCTGTATTGTTTTCTTTGTTAAtctaatttcatttttctttttctctataAGTACAAGAAGGCTAGATTACCCTATTTACCCAACACCATCTTACAAGTTAATAAATTAGCAGTTAACTGATTAAATAGGGTTAGAATATGGAATGCAAT
It includes:
- the LOC113704828 gene encoding tryptophan N-monooxygenase CYP79A68-like, encoding MELSSILWSLFSMLIPMLLSSLIRQKKSNPPSPLPPGPKSLPFVGCIFQMLRNRPTFEWMHKIMHEMNTEIACFRLGGIHVIPVTSPEIAREFLKKQDSIFSSRPVCMSAELRSSKYLSAVLSPSGNQQKKMKKIVISSVLSPAKHRWLHGKRIKEADHLVNYILNQCNNSLTGGEVNIRIAARHYCRNVTRRMFFDKRFFGRGTEDGGPGTEEVEHVEALFTILDHLFAFSLSDYVPWMRSFDMDGHEKILSMAVGSVRKHQDPEIDRRIEMWKNGLKKEEEDLLDVLIMLRDGTGRPLLTTEEIKAQIMELMLAAVDNPSNAIEWVLAEMLNQPELLQKATQELDTVVGRDRLVQEFDLPRLKYIKACIKEAFRLHPISPFNVPHVSTQDTIVGGYFIPKGSHVLLSRLGLGRNPRIWEDPLKFKPERHLEDLDELKVDLNNQELHLLSFGIGRRGCPGVQLGSTMSIMLLARLLHSFTWEIPRGLSRIDLTESPLFAIAKPRLAIL